The proteins below are encoded in one region of Danio rerio strain Tuebingen ecotype United States chromosome 14, GRCz12tu, whole genome shotgun sequence:
- the pcdha8l gene encoding protocadherin alpha-8-like — MDAGEQRRRWEYWWISLLFYLLTCLGQRVSAQIRYSIPEEVKEGTIVGNIAKDLGLDVSTLLDRRFRIVSGSNDALFQVNQNNGMLYVGKLIDREALCDGNAACLISLKTVVENPLEIHYVEVEITDVNDHAPSFANKDVLLEIAESTIPGEDFQLQEAYDPDSGVNSVRFYKLSQTEYFEIELRENGGEKKVPVLKLRKSLDRERQVIHSLTVTAVDGGNPPRSGSTVINVTVLDDNDNRPKFSQELYSVSLRENAPLGTLVIKLNATDLDEGQNGEIVYSFVKNIEKYIYDTFDLDNTGEIRVKGSLDFEKSNVYRIAVMASDKGQPPKTSNCRIIIKVIDENDNAPEIEVTSLSDVVPEDSKPGAVISLVSITDKDSGVNGKVVCRISDDVPFELKPSFKDNMYSLVTNAKLDRELTSHYDVTITATDLGQPPLSSIKTLKVQISDVNDNAPEFVHNPLELYLMENNAPGASIYSVSAFDRDLNENAAITYQIIREEGTRSHMSSFLNVNADNGHIHALKSFDFESVKTFQFHIIATDSGSPSLSSNVTVNVFILDQNDNVPVILYPVSANGSAEGVEEIPRNVNAGHLVTKVRAYDADIGYNGWLLFSLQEVSEHSLFALDRYTGQIRTLRSFTETDEAQHKLVILVKDNGNVSLSATATVIVKVVEPKEAFAASDVKNAEKDEEENNVTFYLIITLGSVSVLFVISIIVLIVMQCSKSTDYSSKYLQDTNYDGTLCHSIQYRSGDKRYMLVGPRMSIGSTIAPGSNRNTLVIPDRRRRDSGEVRLD, encoded by the coding sequence ATGGATGCTGGAGAACAAAGACGCAGATGGGAGTACTGGTGGATTTCTCTGCTTTTCTATTTGCTGACATGCCTCGGACAGCGGGTTTCAGCTCAGATACGATACTCTATTCCAGAGGAGGTAAAAGAGGGAACGATTGTGGGAAATATTGCGAAGGATTTAGGTCTTGATGTCAGTACATTGTTGGACAGACGGTTCCGTATTGTCTCTGGATCAAATGACGCCCTTTTTCAGGTAAATCAGAACAATGGCATGCTATATGTGGGGAAGCTTATCGACAGAGAGGCGCTGTGCGACGGAAATGCTGCTTGCTTGATAAGCCTGAAAACTGTTGTTGAAAATCCTCTTGAAATCCATTATGTAGAAGTGGAAATTACCGATGTGAATGACCATGCACCCAGTTTTGCTAATAAAGACGTCTTGTTGGAAATTGCGGAATCAACAATACCTGGCGAGGACTTCCAGTTGCAGGAAGCATATGATCCAGATTCGGGAGTAAATTCGGTTCGTTTTTATAAACTGAGCCAGACTGAGTATTTTGAAATAGAGCTTCGAGAAAATGGAGGAGAGAAAAAAGTCCCGGTCTTAAAATTACGCAAATCACTCGACCGGGAGCGTCAGGTTATTCATAGTCTGACAGTGACTGCTGTCGACGGTGGCAATCCACCGCGATCTGGAAGCACTGTTATTAACGTCACAGTGCTGGACGATAATGATAACAGGCCGAAATTCAGCCAGGAACTATATTCTGTTTCACTGAGAGAAAACGCTCCTCTTGGTACTCTTGTGATTAAACTGAATGCCACTGATTTAGATGAAGGTCAGAATGGCGAAATTGTATATTCGTTCGTAAagaatattgaaaaatatatttatgacacTTTTGATTTGGATAACACTGGGGAGATTAGAGTAAAGGGAAGCTTAGACTTTGAGAAAAGTAATGTTTATAGAATCGCTGTTATGGCGTCAGATAAAGGTCAACCACCCAAGAcaagcaactgtagaattatcaTTAAAGTCATTGACGAAAACGATAATGCACCAGAGATAGAGGTTACCTCTCTGTCTGATGTAGTTCCCGAAGATTCAAAGCCAGGGGCCGTCATTTCACTCGTTAGTATTACTGATAAAGATTCTGGAGTAAATGGCAAAGTTGTGTGTAGGATATCTGATGATGTGCCTTTCGAATTGAAGCCCTCATTTAAAGACAACATGTACTCTCTTGTGACGAATGCAAAGTTAGATAGAGAGCTCACGTCTCATTATGATGTTACAATAACAGCCACAGATCTCGGTCAGCCGCCTCTGTCTTCAATCAAAACTCTGAAAGTGCAGATATCAGATGTAAATGATAATGCTCCAGAATTTGTTCATAATCCTTTAGAGCTGTACTTAATGGAAAATAATGCTCCAGGAGCATCTATATATTCTGTCAGTGCATTCGATAGGGACTTAAACGAAAACGCTGCAATAACCTATCAAATAATTAGAGAAGAGGGAACAAGAAGTCATATGTCGTCCTTCCTtaatgtaaatgcagacaatgGACACATCCATGCGCTGAAAAGTTTTGACTTTGAATCTGTAAAAACGTTTCAGTTCCACATAATCGCCACAGACTCTGGAAGTCCATCTCTGAGCAGTAACGTGACAGTGAACGTGTTTATTCTGGATCAGAACGACAACGTTCCAGTGATCTTATATCCAGTCAGCGCTAACGGTTCTGCTGAGGGTGTGGAAGAGATTCCCCGTAATGTGAACGCAGGTCATTTGGTGACTAAAGTCAGAGCCTATGACGCAGATATAGGATACAACGGCTGGTTATTATTCTCACTGCAGGAAGTTAGTGAGCACAGTCTCTTTGCTTTGGACCGCTATACAGGACAGATAAGGACCCTTCGCTCATTCACAGAAACAGACGAGGCCCAGCATAAACTGGTCATACTGGTCAAAGACAATGGGAACGTTTCCCTCTCAGCAACAGCGACTGTGATTGTCAAAGTTGTGGAGCCCAAAGAGGCTTTTGCAGCTTCTGATGTTAAAAACGCAGAGAAAGACGAGGAGGAAAACAACGTGACATTTTATTTGATCATCACTTTGGGCTCGGTTTCGGTGCTTTTCGTCATCAGCATCATCGTGTTGATTGTAATGCAGTGCTCCAAATCTACAGACTATTCGTCCAagtatttacaggacacaaattATGACGGGACTCTGTGTCACAGCATCCAGTACAGATCTGGAGACAAACGCTACATGTTAGTTGGACCCAGAATGAGTATCGGCTCGACTATAGCACCAGGCAGTAATAGGAATACTCTAGTCATACCAGATCGCAGGAGGAGAGACTCTGGAGAGGTAAGACTCGATTAA